The following coding sequences are from one Tistrella bauzanensis window:
- a CDS encoding ABC transporter permease subunit has protein sequence MASRFPWFRLLSLLTGFLFLYVPILLLIIYSFNASRLVTVWAGFSPKWYGELLADSAIMNAAWVSFRIAAISATLALVLGTMAALVLVRFGRFRSRTLFSGMISAPLVMPEVITGLSLLLLFVTLEQMIGWPAGRGVMTIIIAHVTFCTAYVAVIVQARLASFDMSLEEAALDLGAHPAKVFFVITLPIIAPALVAGWLLSFTLSLDDLVIASFVSGPASSTLPMVIFSSVRLGVSPKINALATILVLLVTVAVVLAAWLMRRSANASRAASEG, from the coding sequence ATGGCCTCACGCTTCCCCTGGTTCCGCCTGCTGTCGCTGCTGACCGGCTTCCTGTTCCTGTATGTGCCGATCCTGCTGCTGATCATCTATTCCTTCAACGCCTCGCGGCTGGTGACGGTCTGGGCCGGCTTCTCGCCGAAATGGTATGGCGAGCTGCTGGCGGACAGCGCCATCATGAACGCGGCCTGGGTCAGTTTCCGGATCGCCGCCATCTCGGCCACCCTGGCCCTGGTGCTGGGCACGATGGCGGCGCTGGTGCTGGTGCGCTTCGGCCGCTTCCGCAGCCGTACCCTGTTCTCGGGCATGATCAGCGCGCCGCTGGTGATGCCGGAAGTCATCACCGGGCTGTCGCTGCTGCTGCTGTTCGTCACCCTGGAACAGATGATCGGCTGGCCGGCCGGGCGCGGGGTGATGACCATCATCATCGCCCATGTCACCTTCTGCACCGCCTATGTGGCGGTGATCGTCCAGGCGCGTCTGGCCAGCTTCGACATGAGCCTGGAAGAAGCGGCGCTGGACTTGGGCGCCCATCCGGCCAAGGTGTTCTTCGTCATCACCCTGCCGATCATAGCACCCGCCCTGGTCGCGGGCTGGCTGCTGTCGTTCACCCTGTCGCTCGACGATCTGGTGATCGCGAGCTTCGTGTCGGGGCCAGCCTCCAGCACCCTGCCGATGGTGATCTTCTCAAGCGTCCGGCTGGGCGTCAGCCCCAAGATCAACGCGCTGGCCACTATTCTGGTGCTGCTGGTGACGGTCGCGGTGGTGCTGGCGGCGTGGCTGATGCGCCGCTCCGCCAATGCCTCGCGGGCGGCAAGCGAGGGCTGA
- a CDS encoding ABC transporter permease subunit — translation MADLETPIDPAAEPDGARRRFRLPRPGRGLVVAVPYVWLLLFFLLPFVIILKISLSQAVIGQPPYTPLLEWVDDLSLAINLNFGNFAFLFEDALYLNAYLNSMELAAISTAVALLLGYPLAYAIARSDQKVRPLLLLLIVLPFWTSFLIRVYAWIGLLQSNGLINNALMWAGVISEPLPLINNNFAVVIGIVYSYLPFMVLPLYATLEKMDMSLLEAAADLGCRPVKAFFTITLPLSMPGVIAGAMLVFIPAMGEFVIPDLLGGPDTVMIGRVLWNEFFQNRDWPVASAVAIAMLLLLVVPIMIFQNVQARSAERG, via the coding sequence ATGGCCGACCTCGAAACGCCGATCGACCCAGCCGCCGAACCCGACGGTGCCCGGCGCCGGTTTCGTCTGCCCCGTCCGGGACGCGGGCTGGTGGTGGCGGTGCCGTACGTCTGGCTGCTGCTGTTCTTTCTGCTGCCCTTCGTCATCATCCTGAAGATCAGCCTGTCGCAGGCGGTGATCGGCCAGCCGCCCTATACGCCGCTGCTGGAATGGGTCGACGACCTGTCGCTGGCGATCAACCTCAATTTCGGCAACTTCGCCTTCCTGTTTGAAGACGCGCTCTATCTGAACGCCTATCTGAACAGCATGGAACTGGCGGCGATTTCAACCGCCGTGGCCCTGCTGCTGGGCTATCCGCTGGCCTATGCGATCGCCCGCAGCGACCAGAAGGTCCGGCCGCTGCTGCTGCTGCTGATCGTGCTGCCGTTCTGGACCTCGTTCCTGATCCGGGTCTATGCCTGGATCGGGCTGTTGCAGAGCAACGGGCTGATCAACAACGCGTTGATGTGGGCAGGCGTGATCTCGGAACCGCTGCCGCTGATCAACAACAATTTCGCGGTGGTGATCGGCATCGTCTACAGCTACCTGCCGTTCATGGTGCTGCCGCTCTACGCCACGCTTGAGAAGATGGATATGAGCCTGCTGGAAGCCGCCGCCGATCTGGGCTGCCGGCCGGTGAAGGCGTTCTTCACCATCACCCTGCCGCTGTCGATGCCGGGGGTGATCGCCGGCGCGATGCTGGTGTTCATCCCGGCGATGGGCGAATTCGTCATTCCCGACCTGCTGGGTGGTCCCGACACGGTGATGATCGGCCGGGTGCTGTGGAATGAATTCTTCCAGAACCGCGACTGGCCGGTGGCATCGGCGGTGGCGATCGCGATGCTGCTGCTGCTGGTGGTGCCGATCATGATCTTCCAGAATGTCCAGGCGCGCAGCGCCGAACGTGGTTGA
- a CDS encoding ABC transporter ATP-binding protein, with product MSIEQPDRVRAARPAPVQPWAAPDAKPYLQIVDVTKRFGDFIAVDNLSLDIYRGELFSLLGGSGCGKTTLLRMLAGFETPTAGQILIDGVDVARVPPYQRPVNMMFQSYALFPHMSVEQNVAFGLKQEGLPRAEIRDRVAEVLTLVQMQDFMRRKPDQLSGGQRQRVALARSLVKRPKLLLLDEPLGALDKKLRERTQLELVNIQESVGVTFVMVTHDQEEAMTMSSRIGVMRSGRLDQIGTPNEIYEYPTSRYVADFIGSVTMFEGYLAHEHVDGTVIDSEETGGPIHVAHGVSATENQTLWVAIRPEKIRLSLTAPTDTPNVFRGVVQDIVYLGDVSTYHVRLPSGKMVLATTHNMLRLAEPEISWDDEVYLSWHPGNAVVLIA from the coding sequence ATGAGCATTGAACAGCCCGACCGCGTGCGGGCAGCGCGACCGGCACCGGTTCAGCCTTGGGCTGCGCCCGACGCCAAGCCCTATCTTCAGATCGTCGACGTGACCAAGCGGTTCGGCGATTTCATCGCGGTCGACAACCTGTCGCTCGATATCTATCGCGGCGAGCTGTTCTCGCTGCTCGGCGGGTCGGGCTGCGGCAAGACCACCCTGTTGCGCATGCTGGCCGGCTTCGAGACCCCGACCGCCGGGCAGATCCTGATCGACGGCGTCGATGTGGCGCGGGTGCCGCCCTATCAGCGGCCGGTCAACATGATGTTCCAGTCCTATGCGCTGTTTCCGCATATGTCGGTGGAACAGAACGTCGCTTTCGGGTTGAAGCAGGAAGGCCTGCCCAGGGCTGAAATCCGCGACCGGGTCGCCGAGGTGCTGACCCTGGTGCAGATGCAGGATTTCATGCGCCGCAAGCCCGACCAGTTGTCGGGCGGGCAGCGTCAGCGCGTGGCCCTGGCCCGCAGTCTGGTCAAGCGGCCCAAGCTGCTGCTGCTGGATGAACCGCTGGGCGCGCTGGACAAGAAGCTGCGGGAACGCACCCAGCTTGAACTGGTCAACATTCAGGAAAGCGTCGGCGTCACCTTCGTCATGGTCACACATGATCAGGAAGAGGCGATGACCATGTCCAGCCGCATCGGGGTGATGCGCTCGGGCCGCCTGGACCAGATCGGCACGCCCAACGAGATCTATGAATATCCGACCAGCCGCTATGTCGCCGATTTCATCGGCTCGGTCACCATGTTCGAAGGCTATCTGGCCCATGAGCATGTCGACGGCACGGTGATCGACAGCGAGGAGACCGGCGGCCCGATCCATGTCGCCCATGGCGTGTCGGCCACCGAGAACCAGACCCTGTGGGTGGCGATCCGGCCCGAGAAGATCCGTCTGTCGCTGACCGCGCCCACCGATACCCCCAACGTCTTCCGGGGCGTGGTGCAGGACATCGTCTATCTGGGCGACGTTTCCACCTATCATGTCCGGCTGCCCAGCGGAAAGATGGTGCTGGCCACCACCCACAACATGCTCCGGCTGGCCGAGCCCGAGATATCGTGGGACGACGAGGTTTATCTGTCCTGGCATCCGGGCAACGCCGTGGTGCTGATCGCCTGA
- a CDS encoding polyamine ABC transporter substrate-binding protein — protein MTTRRRTPRQTAGAFAAGLLTLALGTTAATAAEEKVLNVYNWSDYVAEDTISNFEQQSGIKVNYDVYDSQDVLESKLLAGRSGYDIVGPTLAPYAARQLAAGIYQKLDPSKIPNLANLDPKLMERVAKYDKDNAHLVPYMWGTTGIGYNVKMVKERLGEDGPLDSWRLLFDPEVVAKLADCGVSVMDSPDETFPAMLNYLGLDPDGHKVDEVDKVAEGYMKVRPFIRKFHNSQYINDLANGEVCVAMGYSGDVLQARDRAAEAENGHEIAYLIPAEGAQLWFDMLAIPVDAPHPENAHAFINYVLEPKVTAAISDYVAYANANAKATELVSEDVRNDPGIYPTAETMDRLWVVTPHDLKYERARSRAWTRIRSGTEG, from the coding sequence ATGACCACCCGACGACGCACACCGCGCCAGACCGCCGGCGCCTTTGCCGCCGGTCTGCTGACCCTGGCCCTCGGCACCACGGCTGCGACCGCGGCCGAGGAAAAGGTTCTGAACGTGTACAACTGGTCCGATTATGTGGCCGAGGACACGATCTCGAATTTCGAACAGCAGTCGGGCATCAAGGTCAATTACGACGTCTATGACAGCCAGGATGTGCTTGAATCCAAGCTTCTGGCCGGCCGATCGGGCTATGACATCGTGGGGCCGACGCTGGCGCCCTATGCCGCGCGCCAGCTCGCGGCCGGCATCTACCAGAAGCTCGATCCGTCGAAGATCCCCAATCTCGCCAATCTCGACCCCAAGCTGATGGAGCGGGTGGCGAAATACGACAAGGACAACGCGCATCTGGTGCCCTATATGTGGGGCACCACCGGCATCGGCTATAACGTGAAGATGGTCAAGGAACGGCTGGGCGAAGACGGGCCGCTCGACAGCTGGCGCCTGCTGTTCGACCCTGAGGTCGTGGCCAAGCTCGCCGATTGCGGCGTGTCGGTGATGGACAGCCCCGACGAGACCTTCCCGGCGATGCTGAACTATCTGGGCCTCGATCCCGACGGCCATAAGGTGGATGAGGTCGACAAGGTGGCCGAGGGCTACATGAAAGTGCGGCCCTTCATCCGCAAGTTCCACAACAGCCAGTACATCAACGATCTGGCCAATGGCGAGGTCTGCGTCGCCATGGGCTATTCCGGCGACGTGCTCCAGGCCCGCGATCGTGCCGCCGAGGCCGAGAATGGCCACGAGATCGCCTATCTGATCCCGGCCGAGGGCGCGCAGCTGTGGTTCGACATGCTGGCGATCCCGGTGGATGCCCCGCATCCCGAGAACGCCCATGCTTTCATCAACTATGTCCTTGAGCCCAAGGTGACGGCGGCGATTTCCGACTACGTCGCCTATGCCAACGCCAATGCCAAGGCGACCGAGCTGGTGTCGGAAGACGTGCGCAACGACCCCGGCATCTATCCCACGGCCGAGACCATGGACCGGCTGTGGGTCGTCACCCCCCACGACCTGAAATATGAACGGGCCCGCAGCCGCGCCTGGACGCGGATCCGCAGCGGCACCGAAGGCTGA